The Bacillus sp. Y1 genome includes the window TAGGCAGCCGCCATCATCCCACTCGATGCCTCATAAGCAACGCCGTATACGGTAAAGAAAATCATCGGTGTCATCCAAGCAAGTCCCATAAATACAACTTGATGTAGCTTAAGTGATTTAACTAATCCTGTTCCTTTATTCATTCCCTTACACCTTCTTTTTTGGATTTCGTGTAAAAAAAACAAAAGCCCAGGAGAATTTTACAGAAAAATTCTCCCGGGCTTTTGTCCCTCCGTGTCTACAGATATACTGTACGCTCTCTCTCGGACCAGACGTTTCTCAACCGGAACCCTAGAGAGCAATTTTTGTCCTCAATTATACTAACGAGAACCCGTATGCTTTTATACTCTGAAGTATAAACGCACAAAAGTGTAGGTTCAAGGGATATGTTAGATTATATGACATAAAAAAAGCTACCAGGCATGGTAGCTTTCAAGGAACCATTTTTTATCATCCAAAACGGTAGTAAACTAATACAATCGTTGCTAGTACAAACAAGAAATTTAGAAATACAAAGATAAATTGATCCAGTTTGGTTTTATGCCATTTGATCGGTGGATTATAGAAAGATACACCTTCAATGATAAAGATGATTAAAACAATATGAATCATAAAGTGACCGATAATTTCTGTAAAACCAAACAGCATGGTCGTCATGATAAAGATAACAGTAACAACAAGACCTAATACTCTGTTTAATATACCTACCACTAGTAAATAACCTACTACAAATTCAATAAATGCGGCCATCACAATAAAAGTAGCTGGTGCAAAGCCAAACGTTGGAACATGATGGTTCACAATAATGTCCATCGACATGCTTGGATACACCCATTTTTCAACGGCCACCCAGCATAGAGATAACCCTGTTCCTAAATATAAAAATGGAAATCCAACATTTTCTAGTTTTGTTTTTCCTACAAGTAAAACTCCAATAATAGCGATATAAAAGCTGTAATCAAGCATGTAGAAAATACCATGTTCAGCAGTAATATAAACAAATAACCCTAGAAGAATAGCCGAACCAATCTTTGTTGCAATATGATGTGGAATCAATAAGAAACCAACAATTATCCAAGCAATAATGGATACCATTTGACTTACATGTAGTTCGGGTGCAAATAATGTTCCATTAATAATTTGCAATATAAGAGCAATGGCTGTCCCATATTTTAGCAGATGTCTTGAATATTTTCTTAAACTTGATAATTTGTCATCCCAAATCTTAATTTGCTTCCATTCGGCAAACCTTGGAATAAGTAATGTGAGTATCCCTAAAACAATTGCAGCAAGTAGTGCTAAAGATATAAATAACGGCGATAATATATTTTCAATAGTTTCTTTTTGCGGCACAAGTTTTGTAAACCACTTCACATGAGCTTGTGCAAAATAAGGTGTTAAGATTGCTCCAATTAATGTTGTTAAGAAAAATAGTTTCTTCATTGTTGCTCCTCCTTGCGATTAACACTATTAACATATTATTAATATACTTTACCGAACGTTCTTTGGGTGATAGGAATATTGAACTTTTTGTGAATAAAATCACAAACAATAAATAAGGAAGAAGACCCAGAAACCTAACCCACCATGATAACGTAAATACCTTTGTAAACGGTCGTTTTAAAGGAGGATATATGAAAAAGAAAACACCTGTCATATTTATTATCATCAGTTTACTAAGCCTTATTCTTTTTATTTCAGGATGCAGCAACTCCGAGTCAAGTAATTCTAAAACGGAGGAAACTCAAAAAGAAGAAAACAAATACGATAAGCTCGTGAAAGAAAAGAACAAAGAACTCGATCTTCAACCCATTGAGCTAACTTCTTATAGCGAGGAAGCAGGAGTCACATTAAAAAAACCTACTTATAAAGAATTCGCCGTAAATAAAAAAGTGGTGGTTGAAGGAGAGATCGAGAAGTTTTCAGAGATAAAGTCTGATTATGTTTGGATCAAGGTTCAGGCTAACGAAGAGGAACCTGCAGGAATGGAGCAGGAATACTACGCACCGATTAAAGAAGGGAAGTTTAAGCAAGAGATCTCCCTTTTTAATGGAGAAGGCCAGTATGAAGTAAAAGTACAGGTTCCTAGCTTAGATCGTGAAGACTATTATTATGAGACTGCATCTTTTACGGTTCATAACGTGAACGCAGACATTGAACGCGATGTTACGTATTCTCCTTTTGGTCAAGAAGCAGAAATACTTCTGAATCTTGATCTCGGGTATGTGACTGAAAAAGAAATTTTTTCTTTAAGTGGAGATGCAGGAACATTATCCGATAACGACACCATCATGATTAAACTAACCAAGGAATCGGATTCTTGGACGCACGTATTACCTATTGTTGATGGTCAATTTTCTTTTGATGTCCCCCTTTTATATGGAAAAGGAGTACATGAACTCGAAGTACTCGTCCCTGATGAAGAGCGAGAAAAATATTATCAACCCGCAACAAAGATACTTATTAATAACGAATCAGACCGAACCTTGTCACCAATTGATTTTTCTAGTACTTACCTTGAACGTGGAGTCACACTTAACTATCCACAATTTGGCGGAGTCGAATCTGATGGCCTTTTTACCATTAAAGGGTCGATTGACCCCAAAGCTTCATTTGGACCTGAAACTACGCATATTTACGTGACGACGAAAAAAGGAGAAGACGAAGCATTAGACGTTATTCCTGTAGAGGATTTCTCTTTTGATGATTCCTTCTACTTACGATTTGGACCTGGAACGTATGAAGTCATGCTTAGCGTCCCTGAAATCAAGGAAGAGAATAGCGATCGATTTCGATATTTCGGATTTGCCAAATTTGAGGTAGAGTCAACCTCTGAGGATAAGCGTGATTTGCTACCCTCACGTGGGGTTGAGTCTGATGCTCCAGAAATTATAGAGTTAGCTGGGCAGTTAACAAACGGTTTAACCACAGACCGAGAAAAAGCAGAAGCCATTTACAAGTATGTGGCAAGCAATATCTCCTATGATGTAGAAAAGTACGAAACAAAGAACTATAACTGGGATGATAGTGCTTTAAAAACACTCCAATTAAAGAAGGGGATTTGTCAGGACTACGCTTACCTAACCATTGCCCTATTACGTGCCAGCAATGTCGAAGCACGATTAATTGAAGGAAATGCCTTTGGAGGATTTTGGCCACAAAAGCATGCTTGGGTAGAGGCAAAAGTCGATGGAAGCTGGCTCACTATGGATCCAACTTGGGGAGCAGGATATATTAAAGACGATGCTTTCGTCGCACAGTACACCGCAGAGTACTTTGATCCAAATCCCACAGAGTTTGAAAAATCTCATAAGCGTACAGGAGTATCTTATTAACAAACAAGCACCAGAATTTTCTGGTGCTTGTTTTCATATATCAAATCCATTTCGGACAGGGATTCGCAGACCTCATCCATGCTATGAAGGTCATTTCTTCCGAATTTTAATGAGCTAATGACCTTCATCCACCTTATGAACGTCATTTCCCTCCATTTTTTCTGAGCTAACGTCCTTCATCCACCCTATGAACGTCATTTCCCTCCATTTTTTCTGAGCTAACGTCCTTCATCCACCCTATGAACGTCGTTTCCCTTCATTTTTTCTGAGATAACGTCCTTCATCCACCCTATGAAGATCGCCACCACGGGATTTTAGTATCGTTCTCCGATAATTAGCAATTTCCTGCTGATAGATTTGTTCAACCTTCATGGCAAACGAATCAGAAGAGTAGTCACACATGGCCTTCGCTCTTGCATGAATACTTAATCGACGAAGAACCTCTTCCTGGCTCAGCATTGCCTGGAGTTTTTCATCAAACTCTTCAAAGGTTGAGTATTGCCACCCATTTACCCCATCTGTAATCACATCATCTAAACAACTATCCTTCCGACAAAGGGCAGGCACTCCATTGGCTAATGCCTCAACATACGTTAGACCTTGTGTTTCACTATTAGAAGCACTAACAAATACATCCCCCAATTGGTAATAAGCAGAAATTTCTGTGGGAGAGATCATTCCCACAAATATCACATGATTACGAATTCCCAAAGCTTTTGCGTATTCCTCCAGGCTCTCCCGATTTGGTCCATCACCCACAATCAGTAGTGTCACGTCCTTTTGCTCTGTTTTTGATAGATAAAATAGTATTTCCTCAAGGTTCTTTTCCTTTGCTAAACGTCCAACCGCTAAAAGTACCTTATGATGATTAGGAATACCTATTCTCATACGAAGAGTTTGCTTTTCTTGGTCATTGATAGGTCTGGTTATTCTACCTAAATGGATCCCTGTAGGCACCACCTGAATGGGTCGAGTCACGCCATATTCGAGTAGGATGGAGCGAACTTTATTCGTAGGTGAGATCACACAGTGAGTGTTTTTTAAAACTTTCCTAGTAAAAATAGCGACCATGGCTCTGCCCCATTTTTTGTTAGGAGAAAAATAATGGGTATAGTCCTCGTAAACCGTGTGATATGTATGCACAATCGGAATTCTCAGTTTCCTTGCCATTTGTCTAGCCATTAAAAAGGTACTGAATTCACAGTGAGAATGA containing:
- a CDS encoding DoxX family membrane protein yields the protein MKKLFFLTTLIGAILTPYFAQAHVKWFTKLVPQKETIENILSPLFISLALLAAIVLGILTLLIPRFAEWKQIKIWDDKLSSLRKYSRHLLKYGTAIALILQIINGTLFAPELHVSQMVSIIAWIIVGFLLIPHHIATKIGSAILLGLFVYITAEHGIFYMLDYSFYIAIIGVLLVGKTKLENVGFPFLYLGTGLSLCWVAVEKWVYPSMSMDIIVNHHVPTFGFAPATFIVMAAFIEFVVGYLLVVGILNRVLGLVVTVIFIMTTMLFGFTEIIGHFMIHIVLIIFIIEGVSFYNPPIKWHKTKLDQFIFVFLNFLFVLATIVLVYYRFG
- a CDS encoding transglutaminase domain-containing protein → MKKKTPVIFIIISLLSLILFISGCSNSESSNSKTEETQKEENKYDKLVKEKNKELDLQPIELTSYSEEAGVTLKKPTYKEFAVNKKVVVEGEIEKFSEIKSDYVWIKVQANEEEPAGMEQEYYAPIKEGKFKQEISLFNGEGQYEVKVQVPSLDREDYYYETASFTVHNVNADIERDVTYSPFGQEAEILLNLDLGYVTEKEIFSLSGDAGTLSDNDTIMIKLTKESDSWTHVLPIVDGQFSFDVPLLYGKGVHELEVLVPDEEREKYYQPATKILINNESDRTLSPIDFSSTYLERGVTLNYPQFGGVESDGLFTIKGSIDPKASFGPETTHIYVTTKKGEDEALDVIPVEDFSFDDSFYLRFGPGTYEVMLSVPEIKEENSDRFRYFGFAKFEVESTSEDKRDLLPSRGVESDAPEIIELAGQLTNGLTTDREKAEAIYKYVASNISYDVEKYETKNYNWDDSALKTLQLKKGICQDYAYLTIALLRASNVEARLIEGNAFGGFWPQKHAWVEAKVDGSWLTMDPTWGAGYIKDDAFVAQYTAEYFDPNPTEFEKSHKRTGVSY
- a CDS encoding glycosyltransferase family 4 protein, with the translated sequence MKILLTTECYSPVINGVVTSVMTLEKELRELGHEVKILTLSTTKRSYKEGHVTYICSLGAGKLYPGARFAWRTNMEYLDELVDWQPDIIHSHCEFSTFLMARQMARKLRIPIVHTYHTVYEDYTHYFSPNKKWGRAMVAIFTRKVLKNTHCVISPTNKVRSILLEYGVTRPIQVVPTGIHLGRITRPINDQEKQTLRMRIGIPNHHKVLLAVGRLAKEKNLEEILFYLSKTEQKDVTLLIVGDGPNRESLEEYAKALGIRNHVIFVGMISPTEISAYYQLGDVFVSASNSETQGLTYVEALANGVPALCRKDSCLDDVITDGVNGWQYSTFEEFDEKLQAMLSQEEVLRRLSIHARAKAMCDYSSDSFAMKVEQIYQQEIANYRRTILKSRGGDLHRVDEGRYLRKNEGKRRS